The DNA sequence TTttcgcgccatgctttCCATTCCTCGACCATGCGCTGGTACACCTCGCGgtgtgcaagcgcctgGCTGTTTTGCTCCGCCTCATCCTCCTGGTCGAAGACCTTGGAGAACTCGCGGAGGTTCCTGCGCACACGCTTCTGCTCGTCCTTGCTCAAAAGCGACCTGGGCCGCGGCCGCCAGAGGATCTGCTTGAACTGGTCGAGCACATGCTTCTGCAGCTCGGTGCCGCGGAAATCCCAGATTGCATACCCATGCTCggtcgagcggcgccagaGACTTGCGCTGGTCGTCACGTACCGCCCACTGGGGTCCCACTCGACGTCTGTGATGCTGTAGTGCTCCGCATTTCCAATCATCTTCACCTCCTCGAGCAGATCGGGATTATTCGAGTTTTGACGGACATCACTGTTAAAGTCGACATCGTACCACTCCAAGTCAAACTTTTGTGTAGAGCCGAGCGTAGCGGCAAGCAGGTgtttgccgcgcggcgaccaGAACAGCGCATTGCACGTCTTGTTGTCAAACGCCTTGAGCTGGCGGAAATTGCCACGTGGATGGAGGTGGTAGAAGAGCAGTTGCGTTTTGAGCGAGATGCCGGGCGAGACGATGCCAAAGTTGGGGTCGTTTGTGGAGATGACGCTAAAGTGCGAGCCCTGCGGCTCCCACGCAAACGCCATAACGGGGTCCTTAAGCTCGATCGTCTCGACAGGGAAATCCTTCTCGCGCATACGGAAGATTTCAAAGTTGCTGAATACCGTCTTTTTCGTGCGCGTTTGGCGGTCGACCTTGACGCAGAGATAGTCGCCCTGGGGGTGCCAGTGGAGCTTGCAGTCTGCAACGTTGAACAGATTCTTGGACCGCAAAAGCTCGCGCTTCGGGATACTCATCACGGCCACACGCGCCGGCTGGTTCTGCATCTCTGGCTGCCAGTAGCAGAGCATATTATCGCGCGGTTTCTTGAAGCTTTTCGGCAGCTCGCGGTTCGCGCGGTCGTTCCAGATCTCAAGCGTCTCCTTGTCTTTGTCTCCGAGCGGACACCACTCAAAGTCGACCACGCCATCGATTTTGATGCTCTTGTGGTCGAGCAGGcccatgcgcggcggctcGTACACGCTGATAAACTTGCCAGGCGTGACCTTGGCGCAGTACTGGCTGTCCCCGCTCCACTTGAGGAACGGCCAGCTGAAACCCTTGGTCACGGCGCCATTTTCTGCCGCGCTCTCTTCCTGCACGACAGCAAAAGTGCGCAGCAAGTGGCCAGTGCGCACATCCCATATCGCGACGCGGTTCCCTTGGTCCTCTGCGCTGAAAAACTGGGGaccctgcggcgcattctcCGGGACTTGGATTGGCTCGGGAGCCCAAGTCACCATGTATTTCTCGTCGGGGCTAAAGTCCACCAGGCGGACACCAGGGTGGGGGTATCGCATAATCCGCtcccacgccgcgccaccCCACAGGGCGATTCCCTGCAAGTGAAAGGTAGCCAGGTACGTGCCGTGCGGGGACCACTGCACGTACGATTCcgtccagcgcgtgcggctgTGCACAATTTCCGGCTGAGACGACTTGTTGTGCCATCCAATCTGCACGTCGTCATGGTGGCACATGGCCAGCTGGTCACGGCACGCTGGATCTGCGAGCCAGGACCGAAGGTTTCCACGCTGTTGGTACTCTTCCTGCTCCGGCTCGACAAACgtctcgtccagctcggcgaggcgctcaatGTCCGTAAAGCGGTTCACCGCGAAACGGTGCTTCTTGTCGAACGCATACCCGTCCATAGTGCGGATCGCATGCACGGCCTCATCAACATCCGCAAGCTCTGCAATAACGTATCCCTTGGACTCGCCGCCGTCACCGTATGGGATATGAAAGTACTCGAGCGGCacctcgagctcggccTGCGTGCGAAAACGCTTCTGGATCGCCTCAACAAGACGCTGTTCTTTGGCAGGAGTAATCACAGGCACTCCGTGTATGATAATCACATTGTCCAGACTTTCGTCTAGCGGCACATGGTACTTTGCCTCGATGTCCGAGTAGTCGAGTTCGTCCATCGTACCGCTTcgagagcgccgcgccgctttttcttcgccgcgcaaaagtCACGTGCACACGCCAAAAAAAAGTGGACGGGCGCACTTGCTCTGTACCATGGGCAAGCACGACAAAAAGTCGGGCAAGGGCCGTTTGGACAAGTTCTACTGGCTTGCCAAAGAGCAGGGCTACAGGGCACGTTCAGCATTTAAGCTCGTGCAGCTGAACAAAAAATATGGGTTCCTCGAGAATGCACACTGCTGCATCGATTTGTGCGCCGCCCCAGGTGGCTGGCTCCAAGTCGCGAGCAAGCATATGCCGCCGCACAGCCTAATTGTTGGCGTGGATTTGGTACCGATCAAGCCAATCCCGCGATGTATCACGTTTGCCGAAGATATCAATTCGTTAAAGTGCCGTGACCAGCTGCGTGCAAATTTAAAAGACTGGAGTGCAGACGTCGTACTTCACGACGGTGCACCGAATGTCGGTGCCGCATGGGTCCAAGACGCATATGCACAGTCGGAACTGACGCTCCAGGCGCTTCGGCTTGCAGTCGAGTTTCTCACGCCGGGCGGCACATTCGTGACCAAAGTATTCCGGTCCAAGGACTATAACAATTTGATGTGGGTATTTAACCAGCTCTTCCACCACGTTGAGGCGACCAAGCCACCGTCCTCGCGTAACGTATCTGCCGAGATTTTCGTTGTGTGCCAGCGGTTCAAGAACATCGCACGGATCGACCCCAAGTTTCTCGATCCGCGCTTTGTGTTCAAAGAGCTGGACACGGCAAAGAGCGAGGAAATGAATGGCGTAAGCTCACACAATCTTTTGGAGAATGTAATGAACCCAGAAaaagtgcgccgcaagcgtgAAGGTTACGAAGATGGCAACTATACCCTGTACAAGACGATTGGCGCCGATGCATTTatccgcggcgcagacgctATTGCGATGCTTGGCACGTACAACCGCATTACGTTTGATACCGACGCGGACAAGGCGCTTCTTTCCAATCCAGCCACGACGGCGGATATCAAAGCAAACTGCGAGGATCTCAAGCTTTTGGGACGCGGCGACTTTGCGACACTTTTCAAGTGGCGTAAAACGattcgcgcggcgatgcaaaTGGACCGCCCCACAACAGACGAGAGTGTTGAGGCACAAACGGTCGAGATTGAGCCGATGAATGAGGAAGAGGCGATTGACGAGGAGCTTGTGCGTCTTAAAGAGGAAGCAGCGAAGCGCACAAGGAAAGATCGCCGCAGGCGgaacgaggcgcgcaacaAGACGCTGCAGAAATTACAGCTGAATATGACCACCAATATGGACATCGGCCAGGACTGGACGGACGATGCATTGAACGGCGGCGACGAAATGTTTAGTCTCGATCATGTCGAGGGCAAgtcgggcgctgcgcgcaatgcgaaCTTGCTAGATGCGGCAGATGCAGTTTCGGATGAAGAGGAGGCACCGAGCGCAGAGGAAAGCGACGACGACAGCGAACCCCTCGACGATCgcgagcgacgcgctttgGAGCTGGAAGCGGGCATGGATGCAATGTATAAGCAGTACCAGGAGCATTTACAGATGCGCGACGCTAAATTCCGCGCAAGggaggcgcggcgcaagtcTGGCAAGTACGAAGAGTGGGGCGGAATCGATGCCGAGAAGAAGgagagcgacgaggagTCGGACGGAGGCGAAGAGGGCTTTGATTCCGTCAATCGCCGCAAGTTCCACGAGGATACGTACGATTCAGACGATGCagaggacgacgaggatgaGCGTGCTGAGCTGCAAGGGACCAAGGTTGAAAATCCGCGCAAGAAGCATGCTGTACAAGCGTCGCTGCTTACTTCACTCGAGTCCAACGAAGAGGTTGGGCTGCGCAAAaatgcagcgtcgtcgCTTTGGTACGATAATCCCATCTTTCAGGATATGATCCCTATGGAATCGTTTGCATCGGGTCAGCACGACCAAgaggaagacgaggaggaggaggaagagggccaagaagaggacgacgaagaagagggCCAAATCGAGGAAGACGAAGCTGAGGACGAGGTCGAGGAGGAAAACAGCGACCAAGCATATGACAATGACCTCGAGATCGTGCCTTCTGAATATGCTACCACCGTTCCCGACGGGGCCTGGGATATCAACGACGAAGACATCGACGCAAAGAAACATGCTCGCATTGCCAAGCATGGCCTGCACACCGAAGAggccgcgtcgcttgcaCATGCACTTGTCAACCGCCAAATGACCAAGTCGGATTTGATCGACCGCGGCTTTAGCAAGCATCACTTCAACGACAAGATCGGCGCGCCCGAATGGTTCCTCGAAGACGAAAACAAGCATTACCGCGCGAATATTCCCATTTCAAAAGAGGCCGTAGAGGCGCTTCGCGCCAAACaacgcgcgctggacgctAGGCCCATCAAGAAGGTCGCAGAGGCAAAGGCACGCAAGAAGCACCGCGTGGCCATGCGCCTGGAAAAAGCACAGAAACGTGCCGATGCGATCAACGAAAACACAGAATTATCGGAGCGCGAGAAGGCCGAGAACATCAACAAGATCATGGCCAGGAATATGGCGAAGAAGGCCGGCGCAGAGCACAAGGCGCCGCAGTTGGTCGTTGCCAAAGGCGTAAATCGCGGCGTCAAGGGCAGGCCTAAAGGGACCAAGGGCCGGTACAAGATGGTCGATCCGCGTATGAAGAAGGAGCTGCGTGCAAACAAGCGTGTAGCCCAGCGCGATGGCAAACGCCGCAGCTCCGGCCACAAGAACCGCCGTATCCCCAATGGATACTGATAGCTATGTAGGAATGCACACCAAACCAAGGCACTCGGGATAAATGTTAGACGCTGCTTGACTACCCATGGCAAAAAAGGCGCGTCGCTATTTTTTTGTGCGCTATACAGCTACCAAAAGCGGGCACttttgtgcagcgcatacCGTTCCTTTTGAGTAGAGCAGTGTTTACTCTTCGGTCTCCTCGGCCTCTTCGTCATCGTACGAGACGTTGAAGAACTTGATCTCGAAGCCGGGCTTGCTGGTCGCAACGACACGGAGCCAGTCGCGGAGCTCGGCACGCTTAAGGAACTTTTTGGTCAGATACTTAAGGTAGCGCTTCGAAAAGGGAATCGTGGTCTTAACCCAGATCTTCCCCTCACCCTCACGCACGATCTGCACGACATCGCCGAGCTGGCCGGCCTTGCCATTGACCTTGATGCGGTCGTGCAGGAACTTCTCAAAAGCGTCGCCGTCCAAAACATTGTCGCTGGCCGGGCCAGAGAAGTCGATGAAAAAGCTGTTGCCCTTGGAAGTGCCCTTGGAGGCACCAGTGCCGACAATCTTGTTAGACTTGGTAACAGCCATAATGAATCAATGGAGCAGCCTACTGTGCGACAGCAAAGCGTGAAGCAAGCAaaatgccgcgcagcagaaCTACAAAAGTAGAAACACGTGACCGCCCACGTGGTTAAGACCCGCGTATCGCAAAAAAGTGGCATCGGCCTTTCCGAGCGGCATGGCGGAGAGCACGGAATACATGATCAAGCCTGACGGCACCGGCCAGCAGCTAAACTTTTCAGATtggccgctgctgctcaaAAACTACGACAAGCTCTTGGTGCGTACGAACCACTTTACGCCGATTCCCCACGGCTGCTCTCCCCTGAGCCGCGACTTGCCGTCGTATGTGAGCAGCGGTGTGATCAACCTGGACAAGCCGTCGAACCCCTCGTCGCACGAGGTCGTCGCTTGGATCCGCCGCATTTTGCGTGTGGAAAAAACCGGTCACTCTGGCACGCTCGACCCGAAAGTGACGGGCTGCTTGATTGTGTGCATTGACCGCGCCACGCGGCTTGTGAAATCGCAGCAGGGTGCCGGAAAAGAGTACgtcgctgtgctgcgcctgcatgaAAAGCTTccggacgctgcgcagcttccGCGTGTGCTCGAGACGCTTACAGGCGCGCTCTTCCAGCGCCCCCCGCTGATTTCTGCCGTAAAGCGCCAGCTGCGTATCCGCACGATTTACGAATCCAAGCTTCTCGAGTTTGACAATGACCGCCATCTTGCCGTGTTCTGGGTGAGCTGCGAGGCGGGCACGTATATCCGCACGCTCTGTGTACACCTTGGGCTGCTCCTCGGTGTTGGCGGCCACATGCAGGAACTTCGTCGCGTCCGTAGCGGTGCGCTCAGCGAGAGCGACAGTATTGTGACGATGCACGATGTGCTGGATGCGCAGTGGCTGTACGACAACCAGCGGGACGAGTCCTATCTGCGCCGTGTAATCCGCCCACTCGAGACCCTCTTGGTGGGCTATAAGCGCATTGTCGTCAAGGACAGCGCAGTCAATGCCGTGTGTTACGGCGCGAAACTCATGATTCCCGGCCTCTTGCGCTTTGAGGCCAATATCGAGCTGAACGAGGAGGTGGTTTTGATCACGACCAAGGGTGAAGCGATTGCCCTTGCGATTGCGCAGATGTCTACAGTGGACCTCTCTACCTGCGACCACGGCGTAGTGGCCAAAGTCAAGCGCTGCATTATGGAGAGGGACACGTACCCCCGCCGCTGGGGCCTTGGCCCGCGGGCGCTCGAGAAGAAGAAGCTTGTCAAGGAAGgcaagctcgacaagcaTGGCCACGAAATCGATGGCGTGACGCCCGAAAAGTGGTCGAAAGAGTATGTGGACTACTCGCACACCGAGGCTGCTGGCGCTGAAGTGGCGCAAGAGCCCGCTGTCGAGGCTAGCAACGAGCTAcagaagaagcgcaaggccgacGATGCGACGGAAGAGGACACGCAAGAGacggacgaggagcgcaagtgccgcaAGAAAGAGAAGAAGGAGGCGAAGAAGGCCAAAGAGGCGGTGGACGAGGAGAAGAAGGAGAAGAAGGAGAAGAAGGAGAAGAAGGAGAAGAAGGAGAAAAAGGAGAAAAAGAGCGAGTGATGCGTAGTTCTGTCGCTTGTTGCTATTCTATATCTGTAATACTACGTCCCTATGCATCTTTCCCCACACGGTACTTGGATAAATCCGTATCCGGTCTGTGGTCAGCTTTGCCTGTATACATACTCCAGTTGCCCATTCACAGGAtttcgccgtgcgctgaAAAAGGTATAGTTTAGTATAACATCCTTGACGTCGCGCGTTTCTCCATCCTCGAGCATGTCCTTGTCCAGGAAGAAGAATACGGGCAAGTCAATCACTTCGCCCGCAAGCAGCTTTTGCTCCTCAAAGCAGAAGCATTCAATCTTGGCAAAGTACGGGGCGATCTGCGGTGAGAGCACTGCAACAACACGTACTCGATCCGGGACGACATTGTACGTCGCAATGCCAATAATATCCTTGTCCGAGTAGTTGTGTGCTTTAAAAAACGTGAGCGCCGTTTCGCCCGGAAGTACATAGATTTCGGGCTGCTCTGGCACAAAGGACCAAGGAATCTGGTCAGAGTGCGTCGCACTGAACGAGATGCGGATGCGTTCCGTGTCCTTGGTCTCGTTGAACGGGTCACTGTACGTGGGGTGCAGGCGTGATGCATCCGAGTAGCGCTCCCGATCGGTCATGGGCGTGCCAGAATACCCtgtggcggcgcaaaatgcACGGTAGAGCGGCACAGCGGCATAGCTTAGCCCAAGCGTCAGGATAAGCTGTGGTCAGCAGCGCTATGCACGTACGCCGGCCGTGGAATACAACAGCGTCGTCTGGTTCCGCATCTTGAGTTCGCGCATGCGGTGTTGGTAttgagcagcgcgggcCTTGTGTAGGTCCCCATTGGATACGTATCGCAGCTGGCTACGTAGTGGtgtgcgcagtgcgggGTATCCGTGgcgtgcaggcacgcgGCTAATCCTGAACATGACacgcagcaagcggcgatgcaatgcaagcggcgctacattttggcggcgcacgtGAGCCCGACGAGCCACGCCCGTGGGACAGCTAGTGTAATGTTCTTTTGGTGTGATCCTATATTGGCATAGCAAAGATTCTGGTAGTGCAGAGCTCCCGCTGGATGAACAATCACAGGGACTATATGACTCCGCCAGTACATTTCCCATCCGAGTGGCGCACGCATACACGCTCAAATCGGTACACTGTCCTGCGAGGATATACAAAAAGGGCGTTTGCGGCCCTCTCCAACGCGTCTCTTGCACGCCAAGGATACACGTGCTGAGCGGAAAACAAGACCCAGACATGGTGTACCCCGTAGCATTTTAGCGGTTCGACTTGGCCACACGCTCCAACTCGTCCTTCTTCTTGATGGCAAACGAGTTCGATGAGCCCTTGGCCGCGTTGATGAGCTCATCAGCGAGGCACTCGGCGACCGTCTTGACGTTGCGGAAGGCAGACTCGCGCGTGCCGGTGGCAAGGAGGTAAATAGCCTGGTTCACACGGCGGAGCGGCGAGACATCGACGGCCTGGCGACGGACAGTGCCTTGGGAGCCGATACGCGTGGAGTCCTCACGGGGGCCCGTGTTGATGATTGCGTCCACGAGAACCTGGATGGGGTTGGCATCGGTGAGGAGGTGCACAATCTCGAAAGCGTGCGCAACGATGCGGACGGCCATGAGCTTCTTGCCGTTGTTGCGGCCGTGGAACATGAGCGAGTTGACCAACCGCTCGACAATGGGCAtttgcgccttgcggaACGACTTGTGCGCGTAGCGGCCCGCAGTGTGCGGGGTGTAGACCGCATTGCGGAGGGAGATGTAATCGGTGAGCGAGATGTCCTTGACCTCAATGTCCTGCGTCTCCCACTTGCCAAAGAGACGCACGGAGCCGGTCTCGGGGATGGAGAGCACAGCAATGTTCTCTGTGGCGCGTTAGTATTCTAGAGTGGGGTACGTACTGGGAACGCCAACCACAGCCATATTTGTTCAATAAACGAGTCACGAAAGCTTCTTCTGTTATCCGTCGAGGCTGAGCTGGTCTAGTGCGCCAGTCAGTCCAAGCCTTGAAGAAGTGATGTCGGTAAGAGTTGAGCGTCGCTGCGgtgggcgtgcgcgctACACGCACGTGATACAGCAAAACTATGCACCAACACACGTGATATAGACAAGATACAGGACTACGGGGGCAGGTGGGGCCGGAGCACGACCACGTGCTTGTCCGCTTGGGccagcgcgagctcgtcggTGTCCTcgctggcgcgcttgtgccacgcaatgtcgagcacggcgccgccgccctgATACGTAtgcagcgtctcgccgTCCTGTGGTTAGTGTGTGTATAGTACATACAGAAATACGTGTGATGGCTGTCCGCGCGTCGATTCCACCCGTAGCGAGGTACTGTCCGGAAGGGCTGAAACAAAGAGCATATACGCTCTGGTCGTGCGCGCTGATTACACGGATACATTCCCCCGTATCTGCGTTCCAAATACGTGCCGTGTGGTCAAAGCTTGCCGTCGCAAGCATGCGCGGGCGATCGGGATGCGTGGTGTTTGGCCCTGTAGGACACCACGCAAGTGCGTACAGTTCCTTGGTGTGACCACGCAAGCGGAAGCGCAGACCCTTCTCCGCATTGGTCCGCGCGTCTGtgtcttgcgctgcacgcgcgctcggcgcgtcCACCGCCCAGATACACGCCGTGCCGTCGTCCGACGCACTCGCGAGCAGCGTGTGCGACGGATCGAACTGGATCGAGTTCACCTCGTCCGTGTGCCCCCTAAACGActgcagtgcgcgcggctcgccgagcttgcaGAGATGGATCGCATTGTCCGCAGAACACGTGGCAAACATACCGTTTGCAGCCGTGCCGAGCCACTGCACGTCCAACACATTGTCGGCGTGGAGGCTAAACTGCTGGCGGACGCGGCCTCTCCCCACGTCCCACACAATGGCTGTGCCGTCGCCACTGCCCGTGAGCAAGAGATTCCCTTGGCTGttccagcgcacggcaaagATGGGCCCCTGGTGCATAGACATGACGAGGTGCAGGTCGCCCTGGGGCGTCCAGAGCCGCAAGATGCCGTCGTGCGAGCCAGAAGCGAGCAGCGTTCCGTCTGGATtccacgcaagcgccgcgatgtTCTTCGCCTGCGTCGGCGGGAGGTGCTTGCACACAGCCGGCATTTCCATGGGGCTCGCATGCAAGTCCCAAATACGTACCGTCGCgtcgcctgcgccgctcgcaagcAGTCCAGGCACGGCGGGGTTCCATGCTGTGACGAATACCTCGGAGGCGTGCCCGTGCAGTACTGTGACGTCGGGCGACGTGTACGAGGTGGGTGCTTTATTCTTCTTCGCGAGCTTGtcggtgctgctgctttcGGGGCGTGCCTCGAGGCTCGGTTCtgtcttggcgcgcttctcgcgcgcgggcgcgggcgcgggcgctgggctgcgcttgtgcggcggcgccggctCCCTTGCCTCGCCGATGGCCAtgggcgtgcgcgatgGTGCATCCCGTACACTCCGGTGCTCTACCTCGtgcgtctgtgcgcccGCATCGATTCTATTCTCTGCACGCGCCCTCGTCTCTGCCCCCGGCGTCAATCCGCGCTTCACCGCGTCCGGACCGTGGAGCGCAATCAGCGGGTCCGGCACAACCTGGTCCGCATTCTGTGCAAGCACCTGGCGCTCCGCAGTCGCGTACAGGAGCCCCCGCTGCAAGTAGCCCAGCAGCTGTGCGGGCTGAACAaccgccgcgtgcgccgccggcacattgtccagccgcgcctcgtgccgcagcgcaaaacATGTGTGCAGAAACCCCGATTCCTTGAGGTAGTGGTAGATCAGTAGATTGACCTCCGATGCGGAGaactgcggcgcatgctccgaCGCGGATCCCATTCCCAAGCGGACAcaagccgcggcgcgcgccgcgacgacgacgacgacggcTGACTAAACACACggccagcggcggcgcccCCCCAGCGGTTTGTTATGGACGAGTCGTTGCGggcgcttcgcgcgcgcgccacgtcGCTTCCTGTGGGCGCACGCGTGCTGGTGGGGCTGCTTGTTGCATTTTCgacgctgcttgctgcaCTGCGTGAGCTGGGTATTCTGCAGCTGAACCGCGTCGTAATAGGGAGCGCGTTGCATTACCCCTACTTGGTCCTTATCCCTGGCGCGAGTCTTTGGTTCCCCTGGACGCTGGTGACTGCAGGATTTTGCGAGACAAGTGTGATAGAGTTTGCAGTGTCGCTTGCCACTATTccgtttgcggcgcagtacCTGGAGCGGTTCTGGGGCGCGCACGAGCTGCTCCGCTTCTCGGTGGTGATCATGGTTGTTTCGAACGTGATTGCCGCTTTTCTATCGCTGCTCCTCTACATTGTGTTCCAGAGCAACACTGCTGCATTTAAGACACAGTTCCACGggatgcaggcgctgcagagcgcgtACCTTGtcgcatttgcgcagcgcattccCCAACACCAGCTGAAGCTCTTCAGCGCGCGGTTCGCGATTTCCGTGCGGGATCTGCCGATGCTGTACGTGGGTGTATCAAACGTGATGTGCCTGCTTGGGTATACCTCGCCGTGGATGCTTATCCAGTTTGGGTGGCTCGCGTCCTGGCTCTATCTGCGGTTCTACCAGCTGGAcgagcacggcgtgcgtggcgaTGCAACCGAAGCATTTGCGTTCAAGTACTGGTTCCCTTCTTTTGTGCAGTACGTGGCGCGACCTCACCACTTACCACAGGCCGTACGTAGGCATGCTTGCCGATTTTGTGCATGGCCACGCGGCACGGCTCgggctcgtgcgcgagacggTGGCGTACACCGACTTGGAGCTCAATGTCGacgagcctgcgccactCGACGCAGcgggaagcggcgcgcgtgccgaggccgagcgccggcgcgcacttgcaCTCGAAGCGCTCGACCAGCGGATGGCCAACGAGACGGACACGAGCGAATCGCCGcgtagcgcagcgccgataTTTGCCGTGGAaggcgacgaggagcgcgcgtAGGCATCGATAGCAGCACAGTGCATACCCACGAGTACATAAGACACGTTTGGCCTCCGTCGATTCCTTTTTATCGTACATGCTAGGGTATCGTCTACGTATCCACGCGCCCTGCAACCACATCCCGCACCAgtccaagcagcgctttgcggtacgcgcggcgctccgcgACCAGCGTACGGCCGCGCgtggcaaagcgcgacgcgtggCTGTTTTCCTGCTgcagacgccgcgcttcctgcagcgtgccattgtgtggcgcgcggcgcagcatcttgTCCACGTAGTTgcccgcgcggcgcagcatacGCCGCATCCGATAGTCGGGCACGaggccgcgcgcaaggcacgcctGGAAGaattgctgcgcgccgaggtactcgtgcgcctgcatcaGCAGCTGGAAATGCTGCACGACACTCGCGGGCCGCGCCACGTCCACGGCAGCgttcggcgcgccgcgcatgagCCAGTGGGGAATGCCCAGCACGTCCTGggccgcttgcgcgcgcgcggcaagcgcaagcgtgtcGTAGAGGTGTGCGTCGGGCGTGAggttgtgcttgcgcatgtcttgcagcgtgtgctggacggcgcgccagtCGGATTCTGCAGCGTACATCgacgcaaggtgcgcgtACATGGCATGCGTCGGCGCAATAttccacgcacgctgcgccgtgtcCAGGAGCCAGAGcacctcggcgccgcggcgcgctttgcagaGTGCGTGCACAAGGGGGAGGagatgcgcggcggtggGCCGGATGCCAgcgtcgaggagcgcgcaaAACTCTCGCTGGAGCGCGTGTGTGTCGCCGAGGGCTGCAGAcacggcgaggcgcgccgcagacgGCGGCTCGGGCGCAGGGGGAGGTGTGCATGGCGCGTCCTGCGCCCGGAACCCGCGCGCCAACGCGTCGGGAGcgggctgcagcgccgtgtcgcgcacccagacgtgcagcgccgcgggcgtgtgctgctcgcGGCGAACGCTCCGGTCGcggagcacggcgagctctgcacgcgcgttaaagccaagcgcggcaagcgcgtcgcacaGCTTGGCCtgccgcaccgcgctgggAAGCGCACCGGTGGACGAGCGGCCGCCGCACCATGCGACCGGCGCggccagcgcggcgctcatCTCCTGGacttgcgcacgcggcgtgtcgagcgcgtcgacgaggagcgccgcgagcgcgcgccggactCTGCCGCCGGGCTTGATGccgtacgcgcgcgcgtcgttgaggactgcacgcgcgagcgaagcgtcgtgcagcgccccGGCGCACtcgaggagcgccgcagtgcacgccgagttgcgctgcacacacGCCGCGGGCACCGCAGGTGCTtggtctgcagcgcacgcagcgcgccacggcgcaccGAGGACGTGGGCGCCAAAggccatgccgcgcgcaggcatgccgctgcgtgcatACGCCTGCACGACACCCGCGGCGGCATGGTGgagcgccatgcgcgctgcgtcgcgctttggcaccttgcgccgctcttcgACAGGaacgcgcggcgtggcgtgcggcgcggcgtgcagcgccgcacggaagaaggcgagcgcggcgagcggcatgccgcgccgccccgCCCACGTCGACGCGAGGCCGAGTGTGTGCGGCAGTGGATGCACCCTTGCGacattttgcgcggcgcgcggaatCGCGTGCTGCACGTCGAGGTGCTCGCTGCCCGG is a window from the Malassezia vespertilionis chromosome 7, complete sequence genome containing:
- the PRT1 gene encoding Translation initiation factor 3 subunit b (BUSCO:EOG09260K24; antiSMASH:Cluster_1; EggNog:ENOG503NXCR; COG:A) translates to MDELDYSDIEAKYHVPLDESLDNVIIIHGVPVITPAKEQRLVEAIQKRFRTQAELEVPLEYFHIPYGDGGESKGYVIAELADVDEAVHAIRTMDGYAFDKKHRFAVNRFTDIERLAELDETFVEPEQEEYQQRGNLRSWLADPACRDQLAMCHHDDVQIGWHNKSSQPEIVHSRTRWTESYVQWSPHGTYLATFHLQGIALWGGAAWERIMRYPHPGVRLVDFSPDEKYMVTWAPEPIQVPENAPQGPQFFSAEDQGNRVAIWDVRTGHLLRTFAVVQEESAAENGAVTKGFSWPFLKWSGDSQYCAKVTPGKFISVYEPPRMGLLDHKSIKIDGVVDFEWCPLGDKDKETLEIWNDRANRELPKSFKKPRDNMLCYWQPEMQNQPARVAVMSIPKRELLRSKNLFNVADCKLHWHPQGDYLCVKVDRQTRTKKTVFSNFEIFRMREKDFPVETIELKDPVMAFAWEPQGSHFSVISTNDPNFGIVSPGISLKTQLLFYHLHPRGNFRQLKAFDNKTCNALFWSPRGKHLLAATLGSTQKFDLEWYDVDFNSDVRQNSNNPDLLEEVKMIGNAEHYSITDVEWDPSGRYVTTSASLWRRSTEHGYAIWDFRGTELQKHVLDQFKQILWRPRPRSLLSKDEQKRVRRNLREFSKVFDQEDEAEQNSQALAHREVYQRMVEEWKAWREKNRRLLEEAKKELGTDTVGPSAQQLQKESTEEIHEWIEEVLEETEEVL
- the SPB1 gene encoding AdoMet-dependent rRNA methyltransferase spb1 (BUSCO:EOG09260V5Q; antiSMASH:Cluster_1; EggNog:ENOG503NUYV; COG:A), whose amino-acid sequence is MGKHDKKSGKGRLDKFYWLAKEQGYRARSAFKLVQLNKKYGFLENAHCCIDLCAAPGGWLQVASKHMPPHSLIVGVDLVPIKPIPRCITFAEDINSLKCRDQLRANLKDWSADVVLHDGAPNVGAAWVQDAYAQSELTLQALRLAVEFLTPGGTFVTKVFRSKDYNNLMWVFNQLFHHVEATKPPSSRNVSAEIFVVCQRFKNIARIDPKFLDPRFVFKELDTAKSEEMNGVSSHNLLENVMNPEKVRRKREGYEDGNYTLYKTIGADAFIRGADAIAMLGTYNRITFDTDADKALLSNPATTADIKANCEDLKLLGRGDFATLFKWRKTIRAAMQMDRPTTDESVEAQTVEIEPMNEEEAIDEELVRLKEEAAKRTRKDRRRRNEARNKTLQKLQLNMTTNMDIGQDWTDDALNGGDEMFSLDHVEGKSGAARNANLLDAADAVSDEEEAPSAEESDDDSEPLDDRERRALELEAGMDAMYKQYQEHLQMRDAKFRAREARRKSGKYEEWGGIDAEKKESDEESDGGEEGFDSVNRRKFHEDTYDSDDAEDDEDERAELQGTKVENPRKKHAVQASLLTSLESNEEVGLRKNAASSLWYDNPIFQDMIPMESFASGQHDQEEDEEEEEEGQEEDDEEEGQIEEDEAEDEVEEENSDQAYDNDLEIVPSEYATTVPDGAWDINDEDIDAKKHARIAKHGLHTEEAASLAHALVNRQMTKSDLIDRGFSKHHFNDKIGAPEWFLEDENKHYRANIPISKEAVEALRAKQRALDARPIKKVAEAKARKKHRVAMRLEKAQKRADAINENTELSEREKAENINKIMARNMAKKAGAEHKAPQLVVAKGVNRGVKGRPKGTKGRYKMVDPRMKKELRANKRVAQRDGKRRSSGHKNRRIPNGY
- the rpl22 gene encoding Ribosomal L22e protein (COG:J; EggNog:ENOG503P2WB) is translated as MAVTKSNKIVGTGASKGTSKGNSFFIDFSGPASDNVLDGDAFEKFLHDRIKVNGKAGQLGDVVQIVREGEGKIWVKTTIPFSKRYLKYLTKKFLKRAELRDWLRVVATSKPGFEIKFFNVSYDDEEAEETEE